The following DNA comes from Athene noctua chromosome 1, bAthNoc1.hap1.1, whole genome shotgun sequence.
TACTATTTTGGGGATGGTATATAATTAGAAAAAAGGTTCTTGTAAGGTGTGGCCAATCCACTGACATTCCTAAGCAATAAAAGTTTTCACTGCTCCTTCAGAGGAGTTAGGTTTGTACAAAATTTTAAATCTCAATTACTTCAGTTGTAGGGTTATTCACACATGTGATAATTGGAACTCTACTGTTTCTGTTTGCATTATCACATGCTCAAAAATGCCTGAATGCTGTTGTCTTTCCTCAGACTCAAATGTAACTCTCAATAGAAATTTGATCTCAAAGGTTAAATAATAATTGAAATCACAATAATTTCTGTGAGAGATTAGAACAGAAATTATTACATAGTCTTCACGAAAACTACATGTATTCAGTGTTCTACCAAATTTTACtaaataaaaacagtatttaatgACTATTTAGGACAACCACttcaaacacactgaaaaaaagtatttttagtgAAAAAGATGCCAAGAAAAAATTAGAATCTGCTGAAAATCTGCCaaaaagcatgattttaaaatccttttttcccattaatttctcAGGAAATCACTATGAAAAATTCAAAGATTTCTAACTTTGTATTGAGTTTTTGTGAGTTTTCTATCTCagtgttttctggggtttttgccttacaatacacacacacaggtTTTGCTAAGCCTGAATgacacacacagaggaacagaACAGCTGCCTTACGCTTAAATGTAAACACCCAGAAAAAGTGAAGTACCATCAGCTTCTCCTGTTCATAGGAACGCTTCTTCAtcaaattaaaaagttaaattaaTTGTACTATTCCAAACAAGACTTATTACCTGCAATTGGAAAAGAACTGTCTTGTTTTTTTCTATCTCTGATGCTTGTGaatgctgctgctctgcaactTGTTTTACAACTTCGGTTAGTGATGGAGAATTTTGCTTGGGCATTTTAGGCAAAAATGCAGAACTGTAAGGGCATAAAAAAGAAGTTAATTGTTTTATCACCATTCTATTTAATTACTGTTAACGAAAGAGACAATATTTAGGCCTTTCCTATGGGATTCCCGATCAAAACATTATTCCATTTGGTTCATTTTTTATCAAGAACAAGTTACTGATGGGTGGATGCTCAAAGCAAATGATCAAGAATTAGAACAGTTTCATGCTGAgttttataaaaggaaatattgTAATGTTCTTCTGGCTTCTCCACAGGTCAGATCCTCAGTTTATAAATATAGTCATAGCTCTTAAAAGCATCTTAAATGCATAAGAGCATGCATCCATATTTAGTCTGAAAATTTATATTATTGCAGTTACCATACTGCAACTGTCTACTATAGTAACTGTTAAACTATGCTTAATGTAAAATAATGTTGAGAAAGCTGTCACATTTAAAGTCACAAACTAGTGTAACTGTaaagatcccccccccccccccccgtggttATAAAATATTTAGTAGTATTTTGGTATCACTTCAGATAGAATAAGTTAATGAAGACATTCTGTGCTGTTATATAAAATGACGTCAAATTCTCAGGAAAATGCCGTGAGTCTGGCACAAGTGCATCTTCAGGCCCACTATATTAAATGGCACTCACACACCGTGCCTGAAGGCTGGCAGTCCTGACTGGGGAACCGCATCTGCCGTTTTATGTTTAGGGCTGTTGCAAGGGTCGTCCCGGCACCCCTCACTTCTCCCCTCTACCCCACCCAAGcgctccacacccccccccccccccaccacgtAGGCCTGAGGCCTGCCCCTGCGCCACGCAAACCCTCCAAAGGCACTGAAACGCCGAGCAGAGCACAGACAGGCGCCCTGGCAGGATCAGGCCACCTCCTTTCGCTACAAACCCCGCCGGAGGAGGGCGAGGAAGGCGAGGAGGGCGAGCAGCGCCGGCCGCCCCCTCCATCCTCGCAGCCCCTCGGGGTGGGGGCTGCGACGGCCGCGCCGCCTCCGGCCCTTCCCGCCCAAACCGCGGCGCGCGCGGCGCCCGCCAGGGAGCGTCGGCCAAGGGCCGTCCCCGCGGCGCGGCGTGCGGGGCGCAGGGAGCGTCGGAGAACTGCAGCGGGAGAAggcgagcggcggggccggcgggaggggaGCGCGGCCGTAAGCGGCGGCCGAGGGTCATGGAGCGCCGGAGAGGGCCGGAGGGAGGGCTGTCCCCGGCAAGAGTCGGAGGGAAAGCGGAGGAAACAGCTCCTCCTGTCAGAAATGGGGCGGATGCCTCGTGGTGGGGCCCGTAGCAGTTGTACGGCCTGGCTCGCCCTGTGGCTGAGGCGATTTTGCTTAGCTTTTTTTCGTTTCTGAGTTCCCTGAGTTACCTAATTCATTGTATTAAACAACATTTTCTGGCATAATTTGTTACTGTTTGTTATACATTGCAGAGAACATAAGTTTTGTTGAGCACCGCTGGGTTACGAGAAAGAAGAAGCATCACCCAGTTTCTCCTGCTCTACACCGTGCCCTGTTTTATAGCCGTGGATATAGCTTGTGCTCACTCGTATTCCTCTGACCTCCAGGTTAAGGAATTTTAACCCTAAATTCcacattttttataatttaacTGCTTATGTCTGCACATGATCTGTTTATTTCAACCTTTTTTTGGAATGGCAGAAGCTGAATCTAATACTTCAGCCAGAGACATAATATCAATTTGTCATTTTTCAATATTGTTTTTATCCTGGATATTTTTTGACCTTTTCTTTATCCTTTCTCAGTGTTCTGCACCAAAAATAACCCcgttaattattttttcttgctttgtcttgttgaaggaaataaaatggttGTGTTTGTCTCTCTCCATCAAGTCCCCTCAATAATTTTCAATGATCTAGTTCAGAAATATTTGACAGTGGAGCAGAAAGCGTCAGGGATAACATTTTTGCAGACTTCTTGAAAGTTGGTGTCTTGGTAGAGGAAAGACAAGATACCCACATTGGTTCCCTTTGGAAGGGGTGAGCCAGGAGGATTGAGCTCTCATTCTCTGCCCAGCGTATGCTGGAAGGACAAGCAGGAGGGGAAATGGTGGGGGACTCCCAAGGGTTGTTCTGGACCTGGCAGAAATAGGAACAGGATACATAGGACAGCAATTCACAGGAAATTAGATGTTATGAATTCCTCtgtgaaaaaattacttttatttttttcttgtccttcagcTGTCATATACTCATCTGTCATGAGTATGATTTTAGCACAGctgagaaaatgtatttattatgatTTGATTCTTGGGTAAAGCCTGATACAAATCCCTCATTCCCCCACTTGCCATTTGACCTTTGCATTTTCCTGTCAAAACATGCAGACTTTTTTACAGAGCTCTGTGAAATTTCTGACTGCTCTGAGGAGATAATCAGCATCCTCATTTTGGACCCGTGGCCCTGAAGACTGACTTCTTGTAACCTCTCTATCTGAGTCCTTCTGAATATACTTTTCCTTGACTGACTGCAAAATTCTTCACTGGAATGTACAGCTCAGAAAAGGAAACTCTCTCTGCACAAGTTTTCCTTAAACTTATTCgcggttttgttctgttttgctaTGCTGTACATTTCTTAATCTGTTTGATAGTGTGCAAAGTTGATGCACTAGAGCACATACATGATTACAGCAGTGAGTTACATGGCAGGGTTAATGCTGCTTCCGGGTTTAACTCTACCCAGGCACTTAATCATGTTGGTGACTTTCAGAACAGTTTGTTATTTCCTGTGGATACTGACAGCAACAAAGCAGGGTCTCATcataaagaagaaatacaggtTCCCACTCCAATCTTACCTAGAATAGGAATTTCCATCTTGTACAAATCAGCTGCAAGACTGACAGTGAGGTGTGAGATATATAAAGCTGGCAATGTGTGTTTATATCAGCTGATACCTTTCAGGACTTTAAAAGGATTGTCTACCTGTGTAAGTAAATTCCTGTGTTTTAAACTTTGAATTTGTTTATGAAAACTGCATGTGCTTCAATATTTTCATTGTAAGTGCTGATTTCTATTTCTTCAACCCTGCCTAAATACCCCTAAGTTAAGAGAGGCAGGATCTTTTATTTTAATCCAGTTTGAGGggtttatgtatttcttttttccccccatttttttttactttgctgttGTTGAAATTTTATTGCAAATGTGCTCTTATCCCTGTTCATTTGGGCTTCTTTAATGACCTGGTTTCTTTCTCTGGGCATCTCACTCTGACAGATGCTAAATATTTCTTGCCTTTTCCATTTTCCCAAAATGATGTCAGTTCTCTGTGTTTCTGTAAGTAGATAAGGTGACCACTGGGATTCAGAGGTGCAGGAGATTGCCAGCAATCTTGTCTTGACCAACGCAAACTTTTAGAATTCAATTTCTGGTGTTTTTGAAGGTTGCTTTTTGGATCTTTTTTCTACCCTGAGCTGTCTGTTCTCTGCAGCctgattttatttccttcattgtttcttttctgtatttgctttgcCTTTCTCCTTTTCACTCTTGTTAACTAATTCACCTCTTCTCTCGTTATctatcattttctttttcttgatctCTGTGCAAGAGAATCTTTTTACCCTCCAAATGTTTGTACAGTTTCAGAGAGTGAGCGAAAGAGCTAATGGGTGGCCTTGGCTTCAAGTCTGTGCAAATATTTGTCTTCTATTGTGTACTGAAATGAGCAACTCCTTAATAAATGCACTTAATCTCTCCTGATGCAGTTACATGCAGCTGAGACTTTCTATGGAATATGGGGACTGTAGAGCATGTTACTTAAAACCTGAATAACCATGAATGCATTTCTCATAAGCTAAAACATTGCTGTGCTTGGCAAGACTCTATTTTGAGAAGGGTTTTGTTTGGGGGACATAGGAAGCAgtcaaaaaaattttattttgactAAGCAAATTTAATTCTGACACTACTGACCTCAGTAGGACTCTGTGATGCAAAACTGGAAGGATATGAGGGTGAATCAGCCCCATTGTTTCTTTGTGTACATCCTAATAATTGTCCCTATGGACTTTTTGCAATACACACGTAACTTAACAATGTAGACAATTACCTCTCCTTCCACAAACTTTCCTTCTACCCTTTCTTTGGTGGTATTTATATAGGGAAGTGTGAGGACAGCAATGAACTCTACTTACCTTCCACTACTGACCTATCTGAAGCAGAGCAATAATCTGTTTTTTCACTACACCCCTCTGCTGTACTGTCTTTGCTGGGGCTATTTGCTATACCTAGATTGGGATCATGTCATGTTCTTATATGCCTCCCACAGAGTGTCAGGGTAGGGAAGGAAATACCCTGATTTACCAAGTCATGGTCTTTGACATGAGTCTGTTTCAACACTTGTTTTCTTAGCAAGCTGTTTTCTCTGTAAGCTGTTATCAGCTCTATGCAAATAATACTCTGAGCAAAATCATTCCTTGACACATGCTTTTATCTGCCATCACATTTTGATACTTTTAGTTCACCTGTTTTGATAGTCACTAATTAATCTTTGTAAGTGTTCAACTCgcagaaaggaaaacataattttcagtcaggattatttttcttccagtctggggaaaagaacaacaaagaaaatgCAGCATGTTTTCTGCAAAACCAACTCCGAATAAATAATCCATTAAAACCAGAAAGGTCTTCGACCTCTCATTTGTAGAAACTCTGGGAATCAATCCATTGTCAACCATAAAATGCCAGAGTACACCAAGTCCACCATAGTGGTAGGCTCTGGCTTGTCAGCACTTCATTATCCTGCAAAAATACTCTTTCACTGTGTACTTGAGGCCTACCACTATGGTGGACTTGGTGAAGTGCTGTCAAGCCAGAGCATGCATGGCATACAGGAAAATGAAGACTTGGGACAGGAAGGTAGTGCCAGGCATTATCTGATACAGTTAGTTCTGGTAGCAGGCCATTGATTTCAAAGGCTTAACAGATTCTCAAGTCTTCCTGCAAAGATACTAATTTTCCTGCAAAGGAATTAATATTCGTGCATGATTTGTTACTGTGCAAAAACAATGTTGGTGTTAAGGAATACTCTAAATGGTTATGGGGTCTTACAACTGGTGATAAAGCTGCATGTATTCCTCCTAGATCAAGCACGGTGCTTAGTCATGAAATCTGAACAGCTGTCAGTTCAAGGTTCTCAAAGCAAAGGGATCTAGTCTTTTGTTCCAGACCCTGGAGGCTTCCACTGGTAACTGAAGAATtatcagagacagagaaaagaaagacacTACCTAGAGAATATGTAAAATAGGTTTTCATAGcaacagagagaggaagagacagaTGGACAACTTTCCACAGGTTGACAGCCTAGCGGGGCTTGGATAAACAAAGtccagaaaaaggaagaaaaaacccaaaacacaaaactgGAATTACACCATGGGCCACAAGACAAGCTTGTAAACTACTGGATGATTTAGGATAAGCTTAATGTGTCTTGATTTCAGAGCAAAGAGGGCAGCATAGTGAAAAAGCTGAGTCAGGAAATTGTGCACAGTATTATGTTAATTTAGTTCTGTGTCCTTGTTACTAGGTAAAGTTTCGGTAACTATGCTAAGTTCCTGTGCGTGTTGAAAACTATACTGATCGTATGCCCTTCCACACAGAAGTCAGAAATTAGCAAGTCAATACTTTTAGTAATGCAAAAAGAAGTGCAAAAAGTCCTGTGAAGGCCTGTGGGAAAAATGCCATTAAGCTCACAGCCCGGCGCCCCTGCTGCCAGGAGAGGTAGCAAACATGAGCTTCACGTCAACAATAAGTGTGTAAAATGCCTCTAAAAAATTGTTACACAAACTCCTCCAGTCCCATCAAGCTGAGTGACCTCTGTATTTGCTTCCCCTCATGGGAACTAGAGGAGGGCCCAACAGTCACATGTCAAGAAGATCTATTAGGCTAATGTGGGTTAATTGATTCAATAAGTCTAATGTTATGTACTAACCTTTTATCATCCCTGACCTGGGAAAAACCTGAGTTAGGCGGGGTGGTAGGGAATTAcctaaatacttaaataaatacataataattcCCATTTCCGCTCCTTTTGCTGCAATTTAATTCCCATTTCTGCTCCTTTTGCTGCAATTTCTTTTCATGCAGTGAGGAAATCCTGAGACAGTAATTACTCTTACATCACCTTCTCTACACAGTATCACTGAACACACTGCCTTAATAACGTAATTCTGTGTTTGGACTAATGGTTTTGtcttgcctttttgtttgtttttcatgttttgttaCTGACTACTTGGCAGTTGTAGGAATCTTTAAATAACCTGGAATATGGTGGAAGCAGTACTGATAGATCTGTTCAGCCTACCAGCCAACTTGCAGAACAACATCCAAGGATTACTATTGAACACACTGGAAACTATTGAGAAatgctcttccatccctgctcCATTTGTTTATGTCATGTGTTGCCAGAGGCAGGAGAATGGTGAACAAGAGTCCTTGCTTCCAGCTCTGAGAGATTTGCAGAGTCTGAAGAAAAGACTGCAGGTGGTACATGCTCTGACTACAGCTGCTGGTTTGTACACCATCAAACAAAGACTGGATGAAAAAGACCTTAGCATCATTAAAGTTATTCTCCCTACCTTAAGAAAAGACTTAGTGAAAGTATATATAGACCATCTCTTTACAGCAGTCTACCAGTTTGAATTTGAGGATTTACAGGTGGCATCTGACTGTAAAAACCTACAGATAGCTGAACCTCGGAGTGAAGAGCAAATGGTTCCTACACAAGACGTGGCAGTCATCCGAAGTGAGATTCAGATGTACTTGGAAAGCTTGCCAAGCCTGAACGGGGAGCTCACCATCCTCAGATCTTCCCTGATCCCAGGTAAATCCCGGCTAATAGATTTTACAGAGGCTGTTCCCAAGCATACTTCTTCAAGAGAACTGCAAAATGGGTAAGATTTGGAAATGTCTTCAGGCAGCAAATAACTCTTATGTGATGTTACAATCATGTGTCATGTCCATAAGAAGGGGAAGTGTCAATAAAGATACAGCAACAGACTGGCAAGTCTATTCCAGGCCTGGGGCATGGCCAGAGGAAAGAGAAGCCCAGGTTTCCTGAGAGCAGTACTCCAGACAGTGAAATCTCTCTTCCCCTCTGTGTGGGAATTACACACTACGAGAGTTACCATCATCTTTTGGAAAGGCAGGacaggagtttctcctggtcTGCAGCCTCACACATGCCTGGTTAATCAGCCTGATTTATCAGTGTCCCTGGCCATGGCATGACCCAGTTTACTGCAGCACATCTCTCAAGCAGTCTGATTATTGCGTCTCATGATTCAGAGTATTCAGGGGAAAGCTGAAAGGTTTTCTACTGCAAAAATTTGGAACTGTCTTTCCCTAACAATATATCTGAAATGATCCAAAGCCTGAAGGGAACATGAGTTACTTAAAGCTATCTTTGCCTGCACTGTGCTTCAAGTTTTTGACTATGACTTTGAGAGGGTCACACTACATAAAAGAGATTTTGAATCTCAACTGATTACATCACTAAGCTTGTCAGCTATTAAGATAGCAAAAATACCAGTTGTGGGACGATTGCTGTGTTCCACTTTGCCACACAAACCCTATCCCCTGCACTGTCCCCAAAAGCAGTGATTGCATGAAGCCACAATAAATGATCCGCACTGtaaaaacagaagatttttcaaTAACACTACAAATTCTCAGTGCTTTTCAGGTGTTTGAGATTCTGCAGTGTCTTGAGGACTAGTGCGTCATTTGCCAAAAAAGCTTGGCAGATGCCACCTTAGAACATTTGCTTAAAAGTCTACTCTCATTTTCCTCAGTGAGTTACCTCTTCTCTAGGGTTTGCACTACAACTCTGCAAAAAGTCAGGCTAAATCTGCCAGGACTCCTTGCTCGAATCCCTCTACCTTGGCCTCAGACAATTATGATTATGACGAAGAAGGAAATTTAGAATCCTTAAATTTAAATGCCACAGCTAAATACAAGGTAAAGCAGTACTCAACTGGCTGATTACCGGGCTCTTCAGTATAAAACCATGTTATATCTGGACTGGTCTTGTGTTGAAGGCAATTGTTTGTTGTCTTTTTTGCCTTGCCAGATGATATCTTCCTACATGGCTTCACCACAAGGACAGGTGGCATCTCTTACATACCAACTCTAAGCTCCTGCAATCTCTTCAGCAGTTCCAAGCGGAGGGACCCACAAGTTGTTGTTAAAGAAAATCTCCGCCGGCTAGCTAAGGCTGCAGGATTTAACCCAGAGACTTTTCACAGAGTTAAGGTATCTTATCAAACAATTGTTTTATGTAAATGGATCAGATCTTCCTTCATGTATCACTGGCTAAAACTGTAGGCATTATTCTTACCTTTCTCAGCAAGAACTTGTGAAAAGCAAGACAATTAAAACACTTATGATGTCAGTTTATCTGTGGGAATAGCCATCCAAACTATCAGTCATTTGGCACTATATAGAGAAGAAGCACTGTTTCTTCCAAGTATATTCTAACATGTAACTTAACACAGAGTAGAATAATCAGATAAATGATCAGAGCagtttctcttaaaagaaaaatacaccaTCATTTCTGTGGTGACTTTCTACTGACACATCTGCATGGCATTTGAACAAGGGAGTGCCTGATTTCCACACATAATCAGTTGGTGCAAGAGAGTGTTTCATGACATAGAAAAATCCTTTCATTAGTCagaactggggttttttgctggtgTATCACTGTCcatgttctggttttgtcttgACAGACTGATCACGCTAATGCTGTGTGTATTATGGGAAAGACAGAGCCTGACAGCTATGATGGAATAGTTACGAATCAGAAAGGTGTTACAATAGCAGCTCCGGGTGCTGATTGCATACCCGTGCTGTTTGCTGATCCTGTCAGAAAAGCCTGCGGTGCTGCTCATTCTGGTAGGAGTTTTAAACCTCTGAGATCAAAATAACTAGGAGGCCACTGGAAAGGGAGTTCTGGACTAAAGATTACAAATTAGCAACCACTGAGTGAGAATGAATAAATGCAAGATCACCTAACAGTATAAACCCTGACCGGTTAAGTTTGTATCTGCCAAAACAAGATTAGTCTTGAGAATAGTTTGTTTCCCAAGctgtgtattattttttaattttatagctGTAATAGTTATTATTTACgtatttatatgtttatttttccgATCTGGTAGCCAAACCCAAGTAATATTTTTTGTCCCCTGTGGCAATAAAGCCAATGTCCCCAACAGTCATTTTGGATCAGAAGAAATACTTGTCTGACCCAAACCAAATGAGAATAAAACTGAAGCAGGGATGGTTAACACAACTTATGTCAGACTTCAGGAGATGTCCCAACTGTTAGGCTAGAATAGGTATCCCGTGATGAGATTTCCCTGCTAAGGCTGTTTCATTTTGTAAAAAAGTCTGTATTTATGAAGTCAAGGAGAATGTACAGCTCCTCAGCTTTGATGCTAGTACACCCTTTGATATGGTAGGAAGTTTCCTCTCTGCCTGGAACTTGTGAATACCACCTAATTCATACAATTCTTCATGAATTGAATAGATTAgtcaaaataaattcaaatttgtGAGTCATCATAAGATGATCAAAACTTTGACTTTCCTTCAATAAagttggtgtgtgtgtgtgtcccatcCCATGATGGGAGAAGGTGAATGAGAGTTGTGGCATGTCTgtctggggagagaggggaatgTTGTGTGTTTTAATGGGGAGAAGGGATGAAGAGAATTTTATCTGCTCTTGAAAGGTGCAACCCACACTGCTGCCTTCTCCAAGCATAGCTCTAGCCTGAACTTCTACCTTCCATCTCCCAAGTTTTGGCCTTCATTCCCACATCACAGTCCTTGCCAGGCTTCGAATTatcttttcttcagttctttcctTCTGAATGTCCAACCCCACCTCAGTTCATGTTTAACTCAAACGCATGTTGCTATTATACAAATAAAGACAGGTATAAGGTCATATCAGTCTTTGGatgtagaaaagcagaggaagagtTATTACCATATCCTGTCCTTCATTATGATACACTCCCTGTACAATGCAAAGACTTACTGAGACTCAAACTGAGGTACAAGTACGCAAAGCTGGGTGTTCTACCTATTACAAACAATACCAAAGTGCAAAGTTTGACTTTCTTCTGTCTATTCCAAATACTGTCTCTAGcttgagcctttttttttttctttttgaaataacaCAAACCCCATTTTCACAGTAttattaaaatatgcttttgaCTATAACACACTTCTGTTGTCATATTCCCATTTAAATGTTTCAAGCACAAAGGAGCTGTAAGGTATGCCGTAGTTGCCTAAACCAGGACACTGGGAAAAAGTGATTCTGCAATGGTAATCTAAACTCTTCACTCTAGTTTCATCTCCACAACATTATATCAGCAAACTGATAGTTGTTAATGTgttcattttcaaaaaatattacttttattattagatataattatttattttcgaTGTAAATATATCTATTAATTTGTACCTTTAATAATAGCATGTATTTTAGCTACTATAAAATTAAAGAGGCAACTcatacaaattttttttcaacCTTTCATTTCCCACAGGGTGGAAAGGCACCTTGTTAGGAGTTTCTATGGCCACTGTAAATGCAATGGTATCTGAATATGGATGTAATGTGAAAGATATCCTTGTGGTGCTGGGCCCATCTGTAGGACCTTGCTGCTATAAACTTCCTCATGAATCAGCAAAAGAATTTCACCAAATTGATCCAAAGTGTGTGAGACTATTTGACTCTGCATGTCCTTATATTGATATCAGAAGAGCAACACGGTAAGCCTACTAAGTGAACAAAAGATTAGTTCCATATTAGTTATCAATAATTATTTTGATATTGTATTATCCAGCAATATTATTGTGACAGTCCTTACCATTACTCTCTAGTGCTTTGCAGATCAACAAATGATACTTTTAAAGGAATGGTATCTGCTCACTTTTGCTGGGTTCCAACTATTGTTTTACTGTTATAGTGTTTATGGATTATAGACAGATGTTCAAATTAAATGTAGTTCTACTGGTTTcagaaaagcaattattttagtACAATAccggaagaaagaaaaaagaaaagcacatgaAAGTCCCAATCACAATATTGACACCATTTGTTCAATTGATACTTGAGATGCTGTCTGAATGATTGTGTCTTAAGGAATGTGAGAAtgtaaaaaatgttattttctgtttcttttcctttctttaggaTTCTTCTTGAGAATGGTGGGATTCTTCCTGAGAACATCCAAGATGATTCTGTCACAGATCAGAACCAAAATGTCACTTTCTGTACTGCATGCCATCCTGATAAGTTTTACTCTCACTTTCGTGATGGCATTAACTTCGGGACACAGATTGGCTTCATATCAATCAGAGACTGATAGTATCTCTTACTCTTGAATAGTATTTTATTCAGTAAGTGTGGAGCATTGTATGACATTCTGATCTCCTTGTAGaagttcttcctccttcctttcacaGACTTAAAATAGAGAATTCACAGGTATTGAGAATCTCCTGCTTCTTCCCTGCAATTCTGAGGCAAGAATAAATGTCTAAGGTGTAGGGCCAATAATTCTTGTGTAAGAGAGAGTGCAAAGGAAACAAGGACAACCCACACCAGTGACAAAGCCCTTCTGCAAGCTCCCATTTTTTGGACCCTTCTTGACTAACTATTTCCCAGAAACCTAATTGTTTTAAGGTGGTGAAAGCACAGAAGAACAGTCTTCATTAGCTTCTGAGTGAGACTTATAA
Coding sequences within:
- the LACC1 gene encoding purine nucleoside phosphorylase LACC1, producing MVEAVLIDLFSLPANLQNNIQGLLLNTLETIEKCSSIPAPFVYVMCCQRQENGEQESLLPALRDLQSLKKRLQVVHALTTAAGLYTIKQRLDEKDLSIIKVILPTLRKDLVKVYIDHLFTAVYQFEFEDLQVASDCKNLQIAEPRSEEQMVPTQDVAVIRSEIQMYLESLPSLNGELTILRSSLIPDDIFLHGFTTRTGGISYIPTLSSCNLFSSSKRRDPQVVVKENLRRLAKAAGFNPETFHRVKTDHANAVCIMGKTEPDSYDGIVTNQKGVTIAAPGADCIPVLFADPVRKACGAAHSGWKGTLLGVSMATVNAMVSEYGCNVKDILVVLGPSVGPCCYKLPHESAKEFHQIDPKCVRLFDSACPYIDIRRATRILLENGGILPENIQDDSVTDQNQNVTFCTACHPDKFYSHFRDGINFGTQIGFISIRD